One Candidatus Omnitrophota bacterium genomic window carries:
- a CDS encoding phosphate ABC transporter substrate-binding protein, protein MNKIIVAIALTACAFLKADVYASGSNITMKGSTTVFPISQKTSETFMQKNPDINISVQGGGSSVGIASIIDGTADIGQSSRPIKTGEIEKAVARSIEPVVHVIAMDGIAVITNASNAINDITTDQIKDIYTGKLSNWQSVGVAGGKIIVVSRDSSSGTYEAFSSKVLAGARTRPDSLLQASNQAVMQTVSTTPGAIGYVGLGYISDKVKALKVNGVECSKKNVLTEKYPISRPLFMYTNGKPKGPVKEYIDFVLSDEGQSIIEGLGFVRLDK, encoded by the coding sequence ATGAATAAGATAATTGTGGCAATCGCATTGACAGCCTGCGCATTCCTGAAGGCTGATGTTTATGCTTCCGGCAGCAATATCACAATGAAAGGGTCTACAACTGTTTTTCCGATATCGCAAAAAACATCCGAGACATTCATGCAAAAAAACCCGGATATTAATATATCTGTCCAGGGCGGCGGCTCAAGCGTCGGCATAGCCAGTATTATAGACGGCACTGCCGATATCGGGCAGTCTTCAAGGCCGATAAAGACAGGCGAGATAGAAAAGGCGGTTGCCAGAAGCATAGAACCGGTTGTGCATGTGATAGCGATGGACGGGATTGCCGTTATAACCAATGCTTCCAACGCTATAAACGATATTACCACGGATCAAATAAAAGATATATATACGGGGAAATTGTCTAACTGGCAGTCCGTGGGCGTTGCCGGAGGAAAGATTATTGTCGTATCTCGCGACAGTTCAAGCGGGACATACGAGGCGTTTTCTTCTAAGGTGCTGGCAGGCGCCAGGACAAGGCCGGATTCCTTGTTACAAGCATCTAATCAGGCAGTGATGCAGACTGTTTCAACGACCCCGGGCGCTATAGGTTATGTCGGGCTTGGTTATATATCAGATAAAGTAAAGGCATTGAAGGTGAACGGCGTAGAATGTAGCAAAAAAAATGTGTTAACCGAGAAATATCCGATATCAAGACCGCTTTTTATGTATACAAACGGCAAGCCGAAAGGACCCGTAAAAGAGTATATTGATTTCGTTTTGAGCGACGAAGGCCAATCTATAATTGAAGGACTCGGCTTTGTGCGGCTGGATAAATGA
- a CDS encoding putative porin yields the protein MKKNRLAYVLIVIISVCLAHFSAGILAYASEIDILVSRLVEKGVLTAGEAQQVLNETKQEAKLQLAKGESESVPKWVQNIKVKGDLRTRYQWQKQETGTSAKANDRNRFRIRARIGMDAKVNDKVNVASGLATGGTDPRSTNQTLDNFFETPDIRLEYAYVLYVPFNQTVFSAGKIQNPLWRPSGLLWDSDIFPNGISMDLAWDIRPEFSTFLNTGFFVLDESSGYNADPVMWAVQPGFRWGLTEKLDIKGAFNYYGFNGLKGKAGENRSNPATNTTDTGGRYVYKYDSIGASAELGFKKPFDYNGFFENLAYMGIFGDFIYNSDPSNDRHGWLIGAKIGHAGVKEPGQWQGVYNFRKLQKDAWLDIFPDSDFYGGATDVKGHEIKFHYGLMKNVNFTAGYFHSERLSGGKRKENLFQADLVFKF from the coding sequence ATGAAGAAAAATAGGTTAGCGTACGTATTAATTGTGATAATATCGGTGTGCCTGGCGCATTTTTCAGCAGGTATTTTGGCCTACGCGTCAGAGATAGATATACTTGTGAGCAGGCTTGTTGAAAAAGGGGTATTGACTGCCGGCGAAGCGCAGCAAGTATTGAACGAAACAAAGCAGGAAGCAAAACTACAACTTGCCAAAGGCGAATCGGAGTCTGTGCCGAAGTGGGTACAGAATATAAAAGTTAAAGGGGATTTGAGGACCAGGTATCAGTGGCAAAAACAGGAAACAGGAACATCTGCAAAAGCCAATGACAGGAACCGGTTCAGGATACGTGCCAGGATAGGCATGGACGCGAAAGTAAATGACAAAGTCAATGTGGCTTCCGGTCTTGCAACCGGCGGGACCGATCCGCGCTCTACAAATCAGACCCTTGATAATTTTTTTGAAACACCGGATATCAGACTTGAATATGCTTATGTCTTATATGTTCCGTTCAACCAAACGGTGTTTTCCGCAGGCAAAATTCAGAACCCGTTATGGAGACCGTCGGGTTTGCTGTGGGACAGCGATATATTTCCTAATGGGATAAGTATGGATTTGGCGTGGGACATAAGGCCTGAATTCAGCACATTTCTTAATACCGGGTTTTTTGTGCTTGACGAATCATCAGGGTATAATGCGGACCCTGTTATGTGGGCTGTGCAGCCTGGTTTTAGGTGGGGCCTTACCGAGAAGTTGGACATCAAAGGGGCGTTTAATTATTATGGTTTTAACGGTCTAAAAGGAAAAGCAGGAGAGAACCGCTCAAATCCTGCTACAAACACCACGGATACCGGTGGTAGATATGTATATAAGTATGATTCAATCGGCGCGAGCGCTGAATTAGGCTTTAAAAAACCATTTGACTACAATGGTTTTTTTGAGAATCTTGCTTATATGGGTATTTTTGGAGATTTTATATATAATTCCGATCCGTCAAATGACCGCCACGGTTGGTTGATAGGAGCGAAGATCGGGCATGCGGGGGTAAAGGAACCGGGGCAATGGCAAGGGGTCTATAATTTTAGAAAATTGCAGAAAGATGCCTGGCTTGATATTTTCCCCGATTCGGATTTTTATGGAGGCGCTACCGATGTAAAAGGGCATGAAATAAAATTCCATTACGGGTTGATGAAGAACGTAAATTTTACAGCGGGATATTTTCACTCTGAAAGGTTATCAGGCGGTAAACGTAAAGAAAACTTATTTCAGGCCGATTTGGTGTTTAAATTTTAG